A genome region from Bacteroidota bacterium includes the following:
- a CDS encoding T9SS type A sorting domain-containing protein: MKFFLILTLHFLFFNNFSFAQAPEIEWEKTYGGTKLDDPDDILDLGTDGFIVIGDSYSNDGDVSGHHGSTAYYDVWIVKLDVDHNIEWEKSYGGTQDEHPCSIIQTPDGFIVGAMSTSNDGDVSGNNGSVDYWVFKIDTLGDIIWSHLYGGTNIDNARFLKATPDGGSIFIGESRSTNGDVLGHHGDDGSIDIWVLKLDVLGNIEWQRSLGGTSGEEGYTVDILTDLNYIIAGHAFSIDGDVTGNHGESDYWIIKLSTAGEIIWQKCLGGSDYDYSFWVNATPDGGCIVTGSSESNNGNVTGHHGTGARDDIWIVKLDFDGIIEWQKSFGGTKDDYGRQIINTSDGNYIFTAHTYSIDGDVIFNHGNSDAWVVKINPFGEIIWQKSLGGSEDDSGSNIIELNDQSFVILVQAYSNDGDVSFNHGSMDYWLVKLFPECIPSPELCNSLDDNCNGLIDDGITETISISAGGPITFCQGSSVSLTATYSGATVQWKKNGTNIPGATIPTYNVTTKGNYSCVTTSACDTVESTPIFVNVIKNPNASISAGGPTTFCAGGSVVLTEVAVAGCTYQWYKGATPIAGATSLTYTATTSGNYKCRVTKAATGCYKNSNAIAVSVPCKVGLPAGEAGEMYNDENAFAIYPNPNNGTFTIEATVMTQNYASPESTIEIYNNLGQLIFSKEVIANDGIINELIEVDNFIPGFYLIKLWNKNKQYVSTIIFE, encoded by the coding sequence ATGAAATTTTTTTTAATATTAACCTTGCACTTTCTGTTTTTCAATAATTTCTCTTTTGCTCAGGCACCGGAAATTGAATGGGAAAAAACTTATGGAGGAACTAAATTAGATGATCCAGATGATATTTTAGATTTGGGTACAGATGGATTTATTGTTATTGGGGATTCCTATTCCAACGATGGTGATGTTTCCGGCCATCACGGATCAACTGCATATTATGATGTTTGGATTGTTAAATTGGATGTTGACCATAATATTGAATGGGAGAAATCCTACGGAGGTACACAAGATGAACATCCATGTTCAATTATACAAACTCCTGATGGATTTATTGTAGGCGCCATGTCTACATCGAATGATGGGGATGTATCTGGCAATAATGGATCAGTTGATTATTGGGTATTTAAAATTGATACGTTAGGAGATATTATTTGGAGTCATTTATATGGGGGAACAAATATAGATAATGCAAGATTTCTCAAAGCAACTCCCGATGGGGGCTCGATATTTATTGGAGAATCACGTTCAACAAATGGTGATGTTTTAGGGCATCACGGCGATGATGGATCAATAGATATATGGGTATTAAAGCTAGACGTGCTCGGAAATATTGAGTGGCAGCGTTCCTTGGGCGGCACGAGTGGTGAAGAAGGTTATACCGTGGATATCTTAACTGATCTTAATTATATCATTGCAGGACATGCCTTCTCAATTGATGGTGACGTAACAGGTAACCATGGAGAAAGTGATTATTGGATAATTAAATTATCAACTGCTGGTGAAATTATTTGGCAGAAGTGTTTGGGTGGTTCTGACTATGACTACTCGTTTTGGGTAAATGCAACTCCTGATGGTGGTTGTATTGTAACCGGAAGCTCCGAATCCAATAATGGCAATGTAACAGGCCACCATGGAACAGGAGCTCGTGATGATATCTGGATTGTAAAGCTAGATTTTGATGGAATAATTGAATGGCAAAAATCCTTTGGTGGAACAAAAGATGATTATGGGCGTCAAATAATTAATACAAGCGATGGAAATTATATTTTCACAGCACATACTTATTCAATTGATGGCGACGTAATTTTTAATCATGGGAATTCTGATGCATGGGTAGTTAAAATAAATCCATTTGGAGAAATAATTTGGCAAAAATCTTTAGGGGGGTCAGAGGATGATAGTGGTTCTAATATAATTGAATTAAACGATCAAAGTTTTGTTATTTTGGTTCAGGCATATTCAAATGACGGGGATGTTTCATTTAATCACGGAAGTATGGATTATTGGTTGGTCAAACTGTTCCCGGAATGTATACCATCCCCCGAACTCTGCAACTCGCTCGACGACAACTGCAACGGCCTCATCGACGACGGCATCACCGAAACAATTTCCATCTCCGCTGGCGGACCAATTACATTTTGTCAGGGCAGTAGCGTGTCGCTCACTGCCACCTACTCAGGTGCAACTGTTCAATGGAAAAAGAATGGCACAAATATTCCCGGTGCAACAATCCCAACATATAATGTTACAACAAAAGGAAATTATTCTTGTGTAACAACCAGTGCATGCGATACTGTAGAATCCACACCCATTTTCGTAAACGTAATTAAAAACCCCAACGCAAGTATATCTGCCGGAGGCCCAACAACTTTTTGTGCAGGTGGAAGTGTTGTATTAACAGAAGTTGCGGTTGCAGGTTGTACCTATCAATGGTATAAAGGCGCAACTCCAATTGCCGGAGCAACATCATTAACTTATACTGCAACTACCTCAGGTAATTATAAATGTCGAGTTACCAAAGCGGCGACAGGTTGTTATAAAAATTCGAATGCAATTGCGGTGAGTGTGCCGTGTAAAGTAGGCTTGCCTGCCGGGGAGGCAGGGGAGATGTACAATGATGAAAATGCATTCGCAATTTATCCGAATCCAAATAATGGAACATTTACAATTGAAGCAACTGTAATGACGCAAAATTATGCATCTCCCGAATCAACAATTGAAATATACAACAACCTTGGACAATTAATATTTTCCAAGGAGGTTATTGCTAATGATGGTATAATAAATGAATTAATTGAAGTTGATAATTTTATTCCCGGTTTTTATTTGATTAAATTATGGAATAAGAACAAACAATATGTAAGCACTATTATATTTGAATAA
- a CDS encoding T9SS type A sorting domain-containing protein, which translates to MKTYLLLILNTFFFFNYCFSQAPAIEWQNTIGGDKDEAVTSIIPTADYGYFLAGYSNSDISDDKTENAISFSTDFWIMKIDSSGNIQWQNTIGGFGYDYLSHAIACIGGGYLLVGYSNSGISGDKYELGNGGHDIWVVKVNAIGNIEWQNTIGGSGLDDCRRVIQCSDGNYIIAGRSDSNISGDKTENSQGGLDNWILKLNSTGSILWQNTIGGSSTETIEEIIETADNEIMVFGDSFSDVSGDKTIPSYGNRDFWVLNLDSLGNILWQKVIGGSGDEILNGVVVCPDGGYLLGGNSTSSISGDKSEINIGGYDFWIVKISDEGIVEWEETIGGISSDNIYALEYFNDGYIIGGNSLSGVSGDKTEPTNGGYDYWFVKIDSLGNIIYQKAYGGNKDDAIVCATLSLDGNLILGGYSYSGLSGDKSEPNLGGTNNFDIWLINLMPECIPATELCNSLDDNCNGLIDDGITETISISAGGPITFCQGSSVSLTATYSGATVQWKKNGTNIPGATSATYNVTTKGNYSCVTTSACGTAESTPIFVNVIKNPNASISAGGPTTFCAGGSVVLTEVAVAGCTYQWYKGASPIAGATSLTYTATTSGNYKCRVTKAATGCYKNSNAIAVSVPCREGLPAGEAGELVENETVIYPNPALNVLTIKTNNNQIKIINLYDALGRLINSQIASENEVFLNVENLPAGTYFIQIVEHQIVSTYNFIKQ; encoded by the coding sequence ATGAAAACATATTTATTACTAATTCTAAACACTTTTTTCTTCTTTAATTACTGCTTTTCTCAAGCACCGGCTATTGAGTGGCAGAATACGATTGGGGGCGATAAAGATGAAGCTGTTACTTCAATAATCCCTACAGCCGATTACGGATATTTTCTGGCAGGTTATTCAAATAGCGATATCAGCGATGATAAAACTGAAAATGCAATCAGTTTTTCTACTGATTTTTGGATAATGAAAATAGATTCCTCAGGAAATATTCAATGGCAAAATACCATCGGCGGTTTTGGGTACGACTATCTCTCACATGCTATTGCATGTATTGGAGGTGGTTATTTATTAGTAGGATATTCTAACTCTGGAATTTCCGGGGATAAATATGAGCTTGGAAATGGTGGTCATGATATCTGGGTCGTTAAGGTAAATGCAATAGGCAATATTGAATGGCAAAATACAATTGGTGGCAGTGGGCTCGATGATTGCAGAAGAGTAATTCAGTGCAGTGATGGTAATTATATTATTGCAGGTCGATCCGATTCAAATATTTCCGGCGACAAAACTGAAAATAGCCAAGGTGGTTTGGATAATTGGATATTAAAATTAAATAGCACCGGATCTATTTTATGGCAAAATACCATCGGAGGGTCTTCAACTGAAACTATAGAAGAGATCATAGAAACTGCGGATAATGAAATTATGGTTTTTGGCGATTCATTCTCAGATGTATCTGGTGATAAAACAATTCCCTCTTATGGCAACAGAGATTTTTGGGTGCTTAATCTTGATTCTTTGGGAAATATTCTATGGCAAAAAGTAATTGGCGGAAGTGGCGACGAAATTTTGAATGGTGTTGTTGTCTGTCCCGATGGTGGATATTTATTAGGTGGCAACTCAACATCATCTATATCGGGTGATAAATCCGAAATTAATATTGGCGGTTATGATTTTTGGATTGTTAAAATTAGCGATGAAGGAATAGTTGAATGGGAAGAAACAATTGGCGGAATAAGTAGTGATAATATATATGCTTTAGAATATTTTAATGATGGTTATATCATAGGTGGTAATTCGCTATCAGGAGTTTCAGGTGATAAAACCGAACCAACGAATGGAGGTTATGACTATTGGTTCGTTAAAATTGATAGTCTAGGAAATATAATCTATCAAAAGGCCTATGGGGGAAATAAAGACGATGCCATAGTATGTGCAACTTTAAGTTTGGATGGTAATCTGATTTTAGGTGGCTATTCATATTCTGGGTTATCAGGCGATAAATCTGAACCCAATCTTGGTGGAACAAATAACTTTGATATCTGGCTAATAAATTTAATGCCTGAATGCATCCCTGCAACAGAACTCTGCAACTCCCTCGACGACAACTGCAACGGCCTCATCGACGACGGCATCACCGAAACAATTTCCATATCCGCAGGCGGACCAATTACATTTTGTCAGGGCAGTAGCGTTTCGCTCACTGCAACCTACTCAGGCGCAACTGTGCAATGGAAAAAGAATGGCACCAATATCCCCGGTGCAACAAGCGCAACCTATAATGTTACAACAAAAGGAAATTATTCTTGCGTAACCACAAGCGCATGTGGTACAGCAGAATCAACACCCATTTTCGTCAACGTAATTAAAAACCCCAACGCAAGTATCTCTGCCGGAGGCCCAACAACTTTTTGTGCAGGTGGAAGTGTGGTATTAACTGAAGTTGCGGTAGCAGGATGTACTTACCAATGGTATAAAGGCGCATCGCCAATTGCAGGTGCAACATCGTTAACGTATACTGCAACTACATCCGGTAATTATAAATGTCGTGTTACAAAAGCTGCAACAGGTTGTTATAAAAATTCGAATGCTATTGCTGTGAGTGTGCCGTGTAGGGAAGGCTTGCCTGCCGGCGAGGCAGGGGAGTTGGTGGAAAATGAAACTGTTATATATCCCAATCCTGCATTGAATGTTTTAACCATCAAAACAAATAATAATCAAATTAAAATAATTAATTTATACGATGCATTAGGTAGATTAATTAATAGCCAGATCGCTTCCGAAAATGAAGTGTTTTTAAATGTTGAAAATTTACCGGCTGGGACTTATTTTATTCAAATTGTAGAACATCAAATTGTTTCAACATATAATTTCATAAAACAATAA